Proteins found in one Brachypodium distachyon strain Bd21 chromosome 5, Brachypodium_distachyon_v3.0, whole genome shotgun sequence genomic segment:
- the LOC100840495 gene encoding uncharacterized protein LOC100840495, whose translation MTTSPPSPTTNAMMPSARRVPPPCWTPDETLALARAYTARRLAVGRAHLASADWAAVAAEATPSKTARQCRHKIEKLRRRLRSKRRRPFPLLDGIDLLDDPSPSPSHSRSQSPSPPPPASPPPPSASPPKKRKRPDAAESDVVKALKAIGEGFVRAELRRMEAARETQRMRMEMALRHLDAQRQLVDGLVGRIVDALE comes from the coding sequence ATGACGACTTCCCCTCCTTCTCCCACAACCAACGCGATGATGCCCTCCGCCCGCCGCGTGCCGCCCCCGTGCTGGACCCCCGACGAGACCCTCGCGCTCGCCCGCGCCTacaccgcgcgccgcctcgccgtcggccgcgcccacctcgcctccgccgactgggccgccgtcgccgccgaggccaCCCCCTCCAAGACCGCCAGGCAGTGCCGCCACAAGATCgagaagctccgccgccgcctccgctccaagcgccgccgccccttccCGCTCCTCGACGGCATAGATCTGCTCGACGACCCTTCCCCGTCGCCCTCCCACTCCCGCTCCCAATCcccgtccccgccgccaccggcttccccgcctcctccctccgcctccccgcctAAGAAGAGGAAACGGCCCGATGCCGCGGAGAGCGACGTGGTCAAGGCGCTGAAGGCGATCGGAGAGGGGTTCGTGCGCGCGGAGCTGAGGAGGATGGAGGCGGCGAGAGAGACGCAGCGGATGCGCATGGAGATGGCGCTGCGACACCTCGACGCCCAGCGGCAGCTCGTGGACGGCCTTGTTGGCCGCATCGTCGACGCGCTGGAATGA
- the LOC100840796 gene encoding cationic amino acid transporter 6, chloroplastic has translation MALRDALLSAAQTPHRLRRRALVTPTPAQELNEVRDRSGPRMARRLEWYDLVGIGVGGMLGAGVFVTTGRVARDTAGPAVFASYAVAGVSALLSSFCYAEFAARVPVAGGAFSYLRVTFGEFVGFFGGANILMEYVLSNAAVARSFTDYLASTCGVTEPNAWRIQVAGIAEGYNALDFPAVALILLLTICLCYSTKESSMLNMVLTGFHLLFFGFIVVAGFWNGKARNLVRPHGLAPYGVGGVLDGAAVVYFSYIGYDSASTMAEEIRDPACALPVGIAGSVLLVSALYCLMSLALCTMLPYTEIAESAPFSSAFREKVGWKWASGVVGAGASIGIVASLLVAMLGQARYLCVIARARLVPACLAKVHPSTGTPMNATVFLGFCTASIALFTELQIVFEMISIGTLLAFYLVANALIYHRYVKLGTNRPLYVLIFLLLLTLSSLGFSLSRRIDGRWRWGMALFGAICVAVTVIFHYTTQQDVAGPSSESWTVPLMPWPAAASVFLNVFLMTTLKLRSFQRFGIWSLVITIFYVCYGVHSTYAAEENEIGNAMIHHADMDIS, from the exons ATGGCCCTGCGGGACGCGCTGCTGTCGGCGGCGCAGACGCCGCACCGGCTCCGTCGGCGGGCGCTGGtgacgccgacgccggcgcagGAGCTGAACGAGGTGCGCGACCGCTCCGGCCCGCGCATGGCGCGCCGGCTCGAGTGGTACGACCTCGTCGGgatcggcgtcggcgggatGCTGGGCGCCGGCGTCTTCGTCACCACCGGCAGGGTCGCGCGCGACACCGCGGGGCCCGCCGTTTTCGCTTCCTacgccgtcgccggcgtctCCGCGCTGCTCTCCTCCTTCTGCTACGCCGAGTTCGCCGCCCGCGtccccgtcgccggcggcgccttcAGCTACCTCAGAGTAACCTTCG GTGAGTTCGTGGGGTTCTTCGGGGGAGCCAACATCCTGATGGAGTACGTGCTGTCGAACGCGGCGGTGGCCAGGAGCTTCACGGACTACCTGGCGTCGACGTGCGGCGTCACGGAGCCCAACGCGTGGAGGATCCAGGTGGCCGGCATCGCCGAGGGTTACAATGCGCTCGACTTCCCCGCCGTCGcgctcatcctcctcctcaccatTTGCCTCTGCTACAG cACCAAGGAGAGCTCGATGCTGAACATGGTGCTGACGGGGTTCCACCTGCTCTTCTTCGGCTTCATCGTCGTGGCCGGCTTCTGGAACGGCAAAGCGCGGAACCTCGTGAGGCCGCACGGGCTGGCGCCCTACGGCGTCGGGGGAGTGCTCGACGGCGCGGCCGTCGTCTACTTCAGCTACATCGGCTACGACTCGGCGTCCACCATGGCCGAGGAGATCCGGGACCCCGCGTGCGCGCTCCCCGTCGGCATCGCCGGCTCCGTGCTCCTCGTCTCCGCTCTCTACTGCCTCATGTCCCTCGCCCTCTGCACCATGCTTCCCTACACCGAG ATAGCGGAGAGCGCGCCGTTCTCGTCGGCGTTCAGGGAGAAGGTGGGGTGGAAGTGGGCGAGCGGCGTGGTCGGGGCAGGGGCGAGCATCGGCATCGTGGCGTCGCTGCTGGTGGCGATGCTGGGGCAGGCGAGGTACCTGTGCGTCATCGCCAGGGCGCGGCTTGTGCCGGCGTGTCTGGCCAAGGTCCACCCTTCCACCGGCACTCCTATGAATGCCACCGTCTTTCTAG GATTCTGCACAGCGTCAATCGCACTTTTCACCGAGCTGCAGATAGTGTTTGAGATGATATCAATCGGAACCCTCCTGGCCTTCTACCTGGTGGCCAACGCACTCATCTATCACCGGTACGTGAAGCTCGGCACGAACCGGCCGCTCTATGTACTCATCTTCCTACTGCTCCTGACGCTGAGCTCACTCGGCTTCTCCCTCTCGAGGAGGATCGACGGGCGATGGCGATGGGGGATGGCATTGTTCGGCGCCATCTGTGTGGCAGTCACCGTGATCTTCCACTATACAACACAACAAGACGTGGCCGGGCCATCGTCGGAGTCGTGGACTGTCCCTTTGATGCCATGGCCGGCTGCCGCATCGGTTTTCCTGAATGTGTTCCTGATGACCACCCTCAAGTTGAGGTCCTTTCAGAGGTTTGGCATCTGGAGCCTTGTGATCACGATCTTCTACGTGTGCTACGGGGTGCACTCCACATACGCTGCAGAAGAAAATGAGATTGGTAATGCAATGATTCACCATGCTGATATGGACATATCTTAG
- the LOC100828152 gene encoding berberine bridge enzyme-like 18: MAISTRMALLLTVCCFVPVPSFASSGGGGFLQCLSASLPRELVLSQDSPSFGSVLLSSIRNPKFSTPATVRPLCIVTPTNASHVQAAVLCGVRHGVRVRVRSGGHDYEGLSYRSERPEAFAVVDLARLRAVRIDSAAATAWVDSGATVGELYYAVAKAAPGLAFPAGVCASIGVGGHLSGGGIGMMMRKYGLSSDNVIDATIVDARGRILDKDSMGDDLFWAIRGGGGGSFGIVLSWKVRLVPVPPTVTFFNIQKTVDQGAVKAVTRWQTVAPALPEDLSIRVIVQPRQALFQSLYLGNCSALLRTMSSEFPELGMMRADCREMTWLQSTVYINSGDLKTPLESLLNRTTSLSTFTKNKSDYVKEAITEDSWEEIFPWFNRTSAGIIILEPHGGRVGSIADADTPYPHRSGVLYNIQYVAFWTRSGATDATNWISGLYDFMEPLVSKDPRGAYVNYRDLDIGENTVVGGVTSYDSGKVWGEKYFGGNFERLAITKGEVDAGDYFRNEQSVPPLVSRK, encoded by the coding sequence ATGGCGATTTCCACACGCATGGCACTCCTGCTCACGGTTTGCTGCTTCGTGCCCGTCCCGTCCTTCGCTTCCTCcgggggcggcggcttcctccAGTGCCTCTCGGCGAGCCTCCCCAGGGAACTCGTCCTCTCGCAGGACTCGCCGTCGTTCGGATCGGTCCTGTTGTCATCCATCAGGAACCCCAAGTTCTCCACCCCGGCGACGGTGCGCCCGCTCTGCATCGTGACGCCCACCAACGCCTCGCACGTCCAGGCCGCCGTGCTCTGCGGCGTCCGCCACGGCGTGCGCGTCCGCGTGCGCAGCGGCGGGCACGACTACGAGGGCCTCTCGTACCGGTCCGAGCGCCCCGAGGCGTTCGCCGTGGTCGACCTggcccgcctccgcgccgtgCGCATCGACAGTGCCGCGGCCACCGCGTGGGTGGACTCCGGAGCCACGGTCGGGGAGCTCTACTACGCCGTGGCCAAGGCGGCGCCAGGGCTCGCGTTCCCGGCAGGCGTGTGCGCCAGCATCGGCGTGGGCGGGCACttgagcggcggcgggatcgGCATGATGATGCGCAAGTACGGGCTCTCCTCCGACAACGTCATCGACGCCACGATCGTCGACGCCCGCGGCAGGATTCTCGACAAGGACTCCATGGGGGATGACCTCTTCTGGGCCatccgtggcggcggcggcgggagcttCGGCATCGTGCTGTCGTGGAAGGTGCGGCTCGTGCCGGTCCCACCGACAGTGACGTTCTTCAACATCCAGAAGACCGTGGACCAGGGCGCGGTCAAAGCCGTGACCAGATGGCAGACGGTGGCGCCCGCACTCCCCGAGGATCTCAGCATACGGGTGATCGTGCAGCCACGGCAGGCCCTGTTCCAGTCCCTGTATCTCGGCAACTGCAGCGCGCTCCTGCGGACGATGAGCAGCGAGTTCCCCGAGCTCGGCATGATGCGCGCCGACTGCCGGGAGATGACCTGGCTGCAGTCCACGGTGTACATCAACTCCGGCGACCTCAAAACGCCGTTGGAGTCGCTCCTCAACCGGACGACCAGCCTGAGCACATTCACCAAGAACAAGTCCGACTACGTCAAGGAAGCCATAACAGAGGATTCATGGGAAGAGATCTTCCCCTGGTTCAACAGAACTTCCGCGGGGATCATCATCCTGGAGCCTCACGGCGGGAGAGTCGGCAGCATCGCCGACGCCGACACGCCGTACCCGCACCGGAGCGGCGTCCTCTACAACATCCAGTACGTCGCGTTCTGGACGCGCAGCGGGGCGACGGACGCGACGAACTGGATCAGTGGCCTGTACGACTTCATGGAGCCGCTGGTGAGCAAGGACCCGAGGGGCGCGTACGTGAACTACCGGGACCTGGACATCGGCGAGAACACGGTGGTCGGCGGCGTCACGAGCTACGACAGCGGCAAGGTGTGGGGCGAGAAGTACTTCGGGGGGAACTTCGAGAGGCTCGCCATCACCAAGGGGGAGGTGGACGCCGGTGACTACTTCCGGAACGAGCAGAGCGTGCCGCCGCTTGTCTCCAGGAAGTGA